The DNA window aatctactaggaagatccccgtgcgatgcacacagataaaaatatattgttacaacgtttcgcgtttatcaaatttagtgttaatttaaaaataaaaagtgttattagtctagttggttaaaaagttgtacttgtttttgttagattgcgatttcaaaacataaacattttttattttaatttaaaccgttttaagtttatgggcgggtaaattcagaatccgacccaaataaccatttattctcacatatatatctaaattaaccacaactctttacccgacaattcagacactttcaaaattaagcaacattatatataaatagattagttagttaaaaagttaaacttatattgttaaaatgtaccgcgttcataaaatttggtattgaatttataatataaagtgttattagcttagttggttaaaaggttatacttgtattattaggttgaaagtttgaaccataactatagcatttttaaccgttttaagtttttgagcggttcaacccacaatccgaccaaagtattcatttactctcacatatatatccaaattaaccacagctctcgacccaacaatccgaatactttaaaaattaagcatcattatatatatagattagttagttaaaaagttgaacttatattgttaaaatgtcctgcgtttatcaaatttggtgttgaatttaaaatataaaatgttatttgcttagttggttaaagggtagtacttgttttgttagtttgtaagttcgaaccatatctatagcatttttaattttatttttaaccgttttaagtttatggggttaacccacaatccgacccaagtatccatttactctcacatatatatccaaattaatcacagttctcgacccgacaatccgaacactttaaaaattaagcatcattatataaatataaattagttagttaaaaagttgaacttatattgttaaaatgttctgcgttcatcaaattatgtgttgaatttaaaatataaagtgttattagtctaattggttaaaaaattgtttttattttattaggttgcaagtttgaaccatatttatagcatttttaattttatttttaaccgttttaagtttaagggcggatcaacccacaatccgacccatatatcaatttattctcacatatatatccaaattaatcacagttctcgacccggcaatctggacactttaaaaattaagcatcattatatatatatatatatatatatattagtgagttaaaaagttgaatttatactgttaaaatgtctcgcgttcatcaaatttggcgttgaatttaaaatataaagtgttggttgtacttatttggttaggttgcaagttcgaacaatatttatagcatttttaattttatttttaaccgttttaagtttatgagcgcgacaacccacaatccgactttagtatccatttactctcacatatatatccttattaaccacaactttcgacccgTCAATCCGAACcgtttaaaaattaagtatcatattttatatatatatatatatatataacatgcattcaaagttgaaaataatataagcAATTATGTGAGAGAGAAGAACCAAGtggttatttataattatataattaaataatatagtatgctttaatatatatatatatatattttaaagcaTACTAGCTAGTTgctttttaattataaaattttattttaatctcatattgtacaattatgaattaaaaatactttttaatctcatattgtaatatattatatttaacaattataaaataaaatacttggttgagaaattatgagataattATTAGGAAAAGAAAGGAATGTAGATGTAGATTGCAATATTGCACGAAATTAGTTAGGAGATAACGTTGAGAAATTGTTGATCCAATTGAAGGTCCTTCATATCATCTTCCTTCATACTAAGCCACACCTCAACGGATCCATCTCCAGACTCCGTTGGAATCATAAATGCAAAATTGCTGAAATCAAAGTGACCGTAGCTAACCCAAATGGGCCTTCCCCACCCGAAGTCCGCATCATAATATGGGAACCTATTCATGCTGCTGAACATGAACATCGAAGTTCCTTCTATGAACGAATCCATAAACCCTTCAAAAAACAAGCTCGCGTCACCTTTCTCGAGCTTCTTTACGTACTCGCCGTCGAACTTCCTTATCGCCGCCCTCATCCTCCTCACAATGCCGTAACCCGAAGATCCATCCGCTAGCTCTAAGTCCGGACGTAACACCACAAATTGACAAACGTTGCCAATGCAGGAATCTAGCTTCAAACCAGGGTCGGCCTTGTTCCGGAGATTCACCGTTTGAGTTATAACGTATCTGCTACTCTGTTTTTTCTTGCTTTCGTAGAACCGGGTCCATATGAATGTTGATAGTGCCTCCACACTGGTCGGGATCAGTTCGGGTCGGCCTTGCTCAGAATACTTGTCTTTTAGTGAAGATATGGATGCGCCACTGAATCGGAAAACCTTGGTGGTCACAACCACCTTCCTGCCTTCATTCTTGTTGTTTTCTTCATTAGCTCTGTTTTTGTTGGTTTcatcaatattattaatatcggaggaggaggaggaggaggagttgTTTCCGAACATTGGTAGGTTGTCTACGGGTGGGAATATAGAAGCGGAAATGGTGGTCGGATGTGTTATCTCTTCTCCGCGTGCCAAACTCGCCCACGAGTTTATGAAATTGACAAGACAAAAAGCATCACAGATGTTGTGAGACCAACTAACGCCTAAGGCCAAGCCACCGCACTTGAAGATATTGGCTTGAACGCCCAATAGCCTCTCGTCTTCATGGACGCCGGTGATCTCCATTGAGAAAGGCAACAATCGATTGAGTTGTTGGGCGTTTTTCTCGGCGATGACGTCTGTAATGCAGCGATCCATTACTACAGATTCAGTAAACACGACGCCAGAATCGTCGCAGTCAATGAAGGAGGGATCGATGGCGCGGCCTGCAAAGGGATAGAAAGAGGTGAGCACATCCGCCAGGGATCGCTTGAGAAGGTCAATTCTTCCGGCGTTTGCGGCGATGGGATCGTTGTTCATGTCATTCGGTGGTGGCGGTGGGTAGTAGTAAATGGTGGGCATGAAGGTTTTGGGATTGGTTTGGTCAATGAAGGAGCGGTAGTGACGGCGAAGGTGGGATGGGGTCGGCGAGGATGGCTTGATAGCCTCACTTGACTTCACTACTACTTCCATGGTTTCCTTTTCTAATTAATCGATCTGTAGATAATGAAAGAAATAGAGGATACTATTATATAACTACGCACTTAAATGGAAGTGCTAGACCTAGATCAAATCATTCATCTTTTCCCCTCTTgctataaagagaaaaaaaaaaagtaaaattttagatCAACgttatatacattttattttatcaaattattttaacaaaaaatagTTGGGCTtaagatatttataattataaattgaatcaatatattcatatatctattttaaagtaatttctatttaaattatatatttattaaattaaaaatttatcataatgaaagcaatcaaattaatttaaaaatatttttttattaaaatataatttatgctTTCAAAAACTATTAAGATTCATACTAATTAATTCAATagatttaaatttcaaaactaacaacaacaaattcattttaatttatcataaatgattataatatttttttttgttaaatggCAAGTATATGTTAGGGTAAAAAATGTTCACTGTGAAATCAAAggttaatttaatattattgatattctTTTTTGGAATAAAGTTTAGGAATGATTGataattacatattattaatgtttgttacatttcttaatttaaaaaaattaaaatgtaataaaggGTTATTAACAATATATTACTAAAAgtaaagtataattaaaaataaaataaaataaaataaaatattatcttaatttaatttaatattaaatgtaatcgtataattattttaataatataatataatatgttaaatatcatttttttttatttgggctagattttaaaattatccaatacctacaaatatttattatcttataaattgtgttacaatagaaatttgataaatttaataatgatttaaatattatcgTTCAACAAAGATAATACAActtattatctttaaataattaattaatttatttaatttatatataaataatttaatataaagtatttgtattacaattattttatactttttaatatatatatatatatatatatatatatatattatttggtttaatatttttaaaataaaataatttatgtttaagaACATTGTAAAAGATTTTATATCACTAATTATTAAACATgacaataattattttcaaattgtttttcattATTATCTTCAAAATTACTagaattattatcattaaaaatttaaattaattttgtttagtaaaatattttatttataacttaaataaataaaataaaatatttactttaattacaatataaaaaatgaaatataaaagttaaataaataaaaaaaaaacaacaacaaaagaaaagaaatataaaatttatatatcatataaagttaaacaaaaattgaatattataaataaaaagcaGAAAATATTGGTGAAAAAGTAAGGGATTCCTTATTTAATTGCTAATGTTTTCTCAGATCCTAATTACCCTTTTaatcgttatttttttaaactatttgattttgaatttgggGATTTGGTGTAGATAGTGCAACCACATGGGTCGAGGCTGCGGTTAAAGCTGCAGCAAAGTGAAACAGCCTATTTAGAAAATGAGGTATGATAAACCCAACGAAGggttagcgaaagcaaggccacgaatcctacgtggccttgccagctaggagagagaaaaagaaaaaaaaatctacatttcTGCATATCCTCTTTCACCCAATAGAGTTTCATATTTttgcatttctttctctctctgaaacgcatcatttatttctcttctccggctgcatttatttctttctacggcagcatttacttctccatggtatcctttttaaggatctttattttttttgaatagatctagggtttagattttacagatctagggtttacattttacataagtatttatggatttaaactgtttgaattttcaggaaatcgaagcaccgaacttgaacaacccagtagatgaagaacttaacTTGAACAGATCCACCCCTGTTGAACCCGAAAGGTACCCTGAACAGatctagtggtttcgggacaagaaagagtccttccttgtcccgaaatggttggtttcgggacaagaaagggtccttccttgtcccgaaatggttagtttcgggacaagaaagggtccttccttgtcccgaaatggttggtttcgggacaagaaagggtccttccttgtcccgaaatggttggtttcgggacaagaaatggtccttccttgtcccgaaatggttggtttcgggacccgaaagggtccttccttgtcccgaaatgggttgtttcgggacccaaaagggTCCTTTTATTTCCCGAAatgggttgtttcgggacccaaaagggTCCTTTTATTTCCCGAAatgggttgtttcgggacccgaaaggtggtttcgggacccaaaatgggtggtttcgggacccgaaatgggtggtttcgggacccgaaatgggtggtttcgggacccgaaatgagtggtttttGGACTTTTTTCTTACGGTTTCACTtaatttttgcagtcacattcctagtgttggaatgatattttcctccgaagaacaacttcttgaattctacacatcatatgcccacttaacgggattcggcattaccaaattagggagcaaaaatgtaggtggtaagaggaaatacttcagcgttggttgtgccaagagttttctgaaagaatcgaagtcaaaaaacaagtttcatcagcctagaccaataacgaagacagattgtaaagcaaagattaatgttgttgttcgaaatgaaggggaatatgtgataacaagtatttctcttgagcacaaccattcTTTAAGTCCTAAGagaatacgtcatgttagatcctacaaagtaattgacggaaatgtaaagagaagattggatacaaacgatgaagctggaataactgtggccaaaacatttcaatcacttgtagttgaagctggagggtatgaaaacatgtctttcgatgagaggacatgtagaaattacgttacagaagcacGACGGTTGAGGTTAAGGATtggggatgctgaagcactcactaattatttcttaagaatgcaaaccaggaactcaaacttcttctaccttattgatttggacgaggaatcccgaattaaaaacgtgttttgggcagatggtaggtgcagggctgcctttgaagattttcatgatgttatctctttcgatacaac is part of the Impatiens glandulifera chromosome 1, dImpGla2.1, whole genome shotgun sequence genome and encodes:
- the LOC124922157 gene encoding stemmadenine O-acetyltransferase-like; amino-acid sequence: MEVVVKSSEAIKPSSPTPSHLRRHYRSFIDQTNPKTFMPTIYYYPPPPPNDMNNDPIAANAGRIDLLKRSLADVLTSFYPFAGRAIDPSFIDCDDSGVVFTESVVMDRCITDVIAEKNAQQLNRLLPFSMEITGVHEDERLLGVQANIFKCGGLALGVSWSHNICDAFCLVNFINSWASLARGEEITHPTTISASIFPPVDNLPMFGNNSSSSSSSDINNIDETNKNRANEENNKNEGRKVVVTTKVFRFSGASISSLKDKYSEQGRPELIPTSVEALSTFIWTRFYESKKKQSSRYVITQTVNLRNKADPGLKLDSCIGNVCQFVVLRPDLELADGSSGYGIVRRMRAAIRKFDGEYVKKLEKGDASLFFEGFMDSFIEGTSMFMFSSMNRFPYYDADFGWGRPIWVSYGHFDFSNFAFMIPTESGDGSVEVWLSMKEDDMKDLQLDQQFLNVIS